A stretch of the Zeugodacus cucurbitae isolate PBARC_wt_2022May chromosome 6, idZeuCucr1.2, whole genome shotgun sequence genome encodes the following:
- the LOC105212139 gene encoding sapecin-like, with protein sequence MKTIVLFAGLLCAFFLFQAINAAPAGADVGELEEAELPGLEEQQLSESIRQKRATCDLLSGFGVKHSACAAHCLLRGKRGGYCNGRGVCECRN encoded by the coding sequence ATGAAGACAATCGTACTTTTTGCCGGTCTCCTCTGCGCTTTCTTCCTGTTCCAAGCGATTAATGCAGCGCCTGCTGGTGCAGATGTTGGAGAATTAGAAGAAGCGGAATTACCCGGATTGGAGGAGCAACAACTTTCGGAATCGATTCGTCAAAAACGCGCCACTTGcgatctactgagcggtttcgGCGTCAAACACAGCGCATGTGCGGCCCATTGTTTACTTCGTGGCAAACGTGGCGGTTACTGTAATGGACGTGGTGTTTGCGAATGCCGAAACTAA